CCGGCAACTGACGCGCGTCCGCGCACTCCTCCACATCCAGGAGGCGCGGATCACGTTCCACAGGACCGGTCACGCTCGGCGCGTGGCCGGTCCTGTCGCGTCAGGGTGGTCGGCATGGATGCAGGCTGGACGAGCGCGAGCGTGTCGTTGCTCAGCGCCTTGGTGGCGGTCGCGAGCGTGGTGGTGACGGTGGTCGAGGGGCGTCGGGCGCGGCGGAATACAGAGTTCTTGGGGCATCGGGACCACTGGTGGCAGCGTTGGTCGTGGGTGGTCGCACGTGCCGTCTCAGAGGACGAACGGCAGCGGGATGCGGCGGCTCTGATGACGGACGCTCTCATGTCCCGGCCCTGGGTCACCGATGACGACGAGTGGGTCCGACGAGCGCTCGACGACCACGAGACGATGGCTGCGCGACGGCGCCGATCTGGGAAGGAACGACAGGACGATGATCTCCGACGAGGATGACCGGTCCTTCAAGGCACGGCTCGACCGGATGGAGCGGCGCACGCCCAAGCTCCTCGCGCACCCGCACTACGGGCCGCTCGTCCGTGCGGCCGGTGACCTCGAACGACTCGAGGAGATGCGCATCGAGTGGCGCGAACGACAGGAACGGGCACGAGCACGGAAGCTCCGGTGGGAGGCCTCGATCAGCGAGGGCTGACCGAACGCCGCGCGGCCGGTGGCACGCTGGACGGGTGAGCGACCTCGTCATCCCGGCCCCGACCCTCCCGACCGTCCCCACCACCACCGGCGGACGCTTCCCCGTCCGGCGGGTGTTCTGCGTGGGCCGCAACTACGCCGCGCACGCTCGCGAGATGGGCCACGACCCGGACCGCGAGCCGCCGTTCTTCTTCATGAAGCCGGCGGGCGCGGTGGTGACCGACGACGCGGACACCCCGTACCCGTCCGTCACCGAGCGCCTCGAGCACGAGGTCGAGCTCGTCGTGGCGATCGGTCGCGGCGGAACGGACATCCCGGTCGACACGGCCCTCGACCACGTCTGGGGCTACGCCGTCGGGATCGACCTCACGCGGCGCGACCTGCAGGCCGAGGCGAAGCGGCTCGGCCGCCCCTGGGACACCGCCAAGGGCTTCGACGCCTCGGCCCCGGTCGGCGCGATCGTCCCCGCAGCCGACGTCGACCCGACCTCGGGCACGATCGAACTGCGGGTGGGCGGCGAGCTCCGACAGTCGGGGGACCTCGCCGACCAGATCTGGTCCGTCGCCGAGACCATCGCGGAGCTCTCGCGGTTCGTGTCCCTCGCGCCGGGCGACCTCCTGCTCACCGGCACGCCGGACGGTGTCGGGGTCCTCGCCCGCGGGGACCTCCTCGAGGGCACGATCGCCGGCGTGGGCTCGGTCCGGACCGTGATCGTGTGATCCCACGCGTTTCCCCCGTGTGTCGGCGGCCTGGGAGGGCTCGCAGCACCACCGAGTAGCAATGTCTCGACGCCGCTGCGGGGTGCGCGGTGTCGCCACACTGGGGACACCCGACCGCGACGGGGCGGGGCGGCGTGTCCGGAGAACGGAGGTGCCGCCGTGCAGGAACACGACCTGCTCGCGACGTCCTGGACATGGGCCGGGACCGAACCGATCGGCGAGCGCATCGACGCCGTCGGTGCTGCCGGCTTCGCCGGACTCTCGCTGTCGCTCGGTGACCTGCACGAGGTGCGGGCGACGATCGGGTTCGCCGCCCTCCGCCGCATGCTCGACGGTGCGGGGATCGTCTGGGTCCAGCTGGGGCCGCTCGAACAATGGTGGACCTGCTCGAGCCACACCACCGACCAGGACGCCGACCGCGGTGTGGTGCTCGAGGCCGCCGCGACCCTGAGCGCCTGGCAGGTCGTCGCGCGTGCGGACGTCACGCTGCCGGGCGTCTCGCCGTCCGCCATGGTCGACGACTGGAACGAACTGGCCGGGCAGGCCGCGAAGGTCGGTGCGCAGCTCGTCCTCGAGCCCGAGCCGTGGTCGAACCTGCCGACGGTGGAGCGCGCGTCCCGGTTCGTCACCGCCGCCGGTCACCCGAACGGCGGGCTCCTGGTCGACGTGATGCACGCACTGCGCGGCGGGTCCACGCTCGCCTCCATCCGCGAGGGCGTCGCGCCCGCGACGCTCGCCGCGGTCGAGCTGAGCGACGGCCTGCTCCACACGCCGGCGGGCATGACCCTCGCCGAGGAGGCCCGCGAAGCTCGCCACCTGCCCGGAGCCGGCGCCTGGGACGTCCCGGGGTTCGTCCGCACCGTGCGCGACCTCGGGTTCGACGAGCCGTGGGGTGTCGAGGTCCGGACGGCAGCACACCGGGCGATGCCGATCGGGGACGCCCTCCGGACCGCTGC
The sequence above is a segment of the Curtobacterium sp. BH-2-1-1 genome. Coding sequences within it:
- a CDS encoding fumarylacetoacetate hydrolase family protein; this translates as MSDLVIPAPTLPTVPTTTGGRFPVRRVFCVGRNYAAHAREMGHDPDREPPFFFMKPAGAVVTDDADTPYPSVTERLEHEVELVVAIGRGGTDIPVDTALDHVWGYAVGIDLTRRDLQAEAKRLGRPWDTAKGFDASAPVGAIVPAADVDPTSGTIELRVGGELRQSGDLADQIWSVAETIAELSRFVSLAPGDLLLTGTPDGVGVLARGDLLEGTIAGVGSVRTVIV
- a CDS encoding sugar phosphate isomerase/epimerase, translated to MQEHDLLATSWTWAGTEPIGERIDAVGAAGFAGLSLSLGDLHEVRATIGFAALRRMLDGAGIVWVQLGPLEQWWTCSSHTTDQDADRGVVLEAAATLSAWQVVARADVTLPGVSPSAMVDDWNELAGQAAKVGAQLVLEPEPWSNLPTVERASRFVTAAGHPNGGLLVDVMHALRGGSTLASIREGVAPATLAAVELSDGLLHTPAGMTLAEEAREARHLPGAGAWDVPGFVRTVRDLGFDEPWGVEVRTAAHRAMPIGDALRTAAAATRAVLDAADAFGTPAVPAMPTTPAPTSAVDFEPPAAPPSSDRRRDADSGAPA